A window of the Phaenicophaeus curvirostris isolate KB17595 chromosome 9, BPBGC_Pcur_1.0, whole genome shotgun sequence genome harbors these coding sequences:
- the TMEM150A gene encoding transmembrane protein 150A yields MPAWGILPVTLPAFTITGMWIVYAMALSNNHICPVHNWNYNQSCGVDSPGSCCTLDHIPLVSKCGTLPPESCFFSLICSLGSFMVILVGLLRYAHLLECLGPSLLNTLGLATGWVCAAGLTMVGNFQVDHAKVLHYIGAGVAFPTSMLFLLLQSILTYRMAKSRGQYWAGHLRSILTAVAFVTLIFSGVFFIQESFVLQHVAALCEWMFIIDVLVFYGTFTFEFGAISTETFLVLLKASRAPKSYKGESGMSSTAHIHSHVEGLAMA; encoded by the exons ATGCCCGCCTGGGGGATCCTGCCCGTCACGCTGCCCGCCTTCACCATCACCGGCATGTGGATCGT GTACGCCATGGCCCTTTCCAACAACCACATCTGCCCCGTCCACAACTG GAATTACAACCAGTCATGCGGTGTGGACAGCCCCGGCTCATGCTGCACGCTGGACCACATCCCGCTCGTCAG CAAGTGTGGCACCCTGCCTCCTGAGAGCTGCTTCTTCAGCCTCATCTGCAGCCTGGGCTCCTTCATGG TCATCCTGGTGGGGCTGCTGCGCTACGCCCACCTCCTGGAGTGCCTTGGGCCATCCCTCCTCAACACCCTGGGGCTGGCCACCGGCTGGGTCTGCGCTGCTGGCCTCACTATGGTTGGCAACTTCCAG GTGGATCACGCCAAGGTGCTGCACTACATTGGGGCCGGGGTGGCCTTTCCCACCAGCATGCTGTTCCTGCTCCTGCAGTCCATCCTCACCTACCGCATGGCCAAATCCCGTGGGCAGTACTGGGCTGGTCACTTACGTAGCATCCTCACTGCTGTGGCCTTCGTCACCCTCATCTTCA GTGGTGTGTTCTTCATCCAGGAGAGCTTCGTGCTGCAGCACGTGGCCGCCCTATGTGAGTGGATGTTCATCATCGACGTCCTGGTCTTCTATGGCACTTTCACCTTTGAGTTTGGGGCCATCTCCACAGAAACCTTCCTGGTCCTGCTGAAAGCCAGCCGGGCCCCCAAAAGTTACAAAGGCGAGAGTGGCATGTCCAGCACAGCTCACATCCACAGCCACGTGGAGGGCCTCGCCATGGCCTGA